From Arachis stenosperma cultivar V10309 chromosome 2, arast.V10309.gnm1.PFL2, whole genome shotgun sequence, one genomic window encodes:
- the LOC130960488 gene encoding SPX domain-containing protein 3, producing MKFGKRLKQQIQDSLPEWRDKFLSYKELKKLVKLISAAPTRRNESWRSRNESLKYGKAESDFVYLLDIEIDKFNGFFMEQEEEFVIRHENLKQKIKRVVDLWGPNGIHPSEENYKEEMEKIRKAIVDFHGEMVLLVNYSNINYTGLAKILKKYDKRTGGLLRLPFIQKVLVQPFFTTDIISNLVKECESIIDTVFPAEEAAERAKEAIVVAGEGIFRNTVKALLTMQEIRKGSSTQSPFSLPPLNLPDSDLIQSIQLNAAVPIV from the exons ATGAAGTTTGGTAAGAGGTTGAAGCAACAGATTCAAGATTCCCTCCCCGAATGGAGGGACAAGTTCTTGTCGTACAAGGAACTGAAGAAGCTTGTGAAGCTCATTTCGGCCGCGCCAACACGACGAAATGAGTCTTGGCGTAGCCGAAATGAGTCTTTGAAGTATGGCAAGGCTGAGTCTGATTTTGTGTACTTGTTGGATATTGAGATTGACAAGTTCAATGGCTTCTTCATGGAGCAAGAAGAAGAGTTTGTTATTCGCCATGAG AACTTAAAACAGAAGATAAAGAGAGTGGTTGATTTATGGGGACCAAATGGCATTCACCCTTCAGAAGAGAATTACAAGGAGGAGATGGAAAAAATCAGAAAAGCAATTGTTGATTTCCATGGTGAAATGGTTCTCTTAGTAAACTACAGCAACATCAATTACACAG GGCTGGCAAAGATTCTGAAAAAATATGACAAGAGAACAGGAGGACTATTGCGTTTGCCATTCATTCAGAAAGTTTTGGTGCAACCCTTTTTCACAACTGATATAATCTCAAACCTAGTGAAGGAATGTGAGAGCATAATTGACACAGTGTTCCCAGCAGAGGAAGCAGCTGAAAGAGCAAAAGAAGCCATTGTTGTGGCAGGGGAAGGTATTTTCAGGAACACTGTTAAGGCTTTGCTTACAATGCAAGAAATAAGAAAAGGGAGTTCCACTCAGAGTCCTTTTTCTTTGCCTCCTCTTAATTTGCCGGATTCTGATCTCATCCAATCAATACAACTCAATGCTGCAGTTCCAATTGTGTAG